In one Plasmodium vivax chromosome 4, whole genome shotgun sequence genomic region, the following are encoded:
- a CDS encoding 40S ribosomal protein S30, putative (encoded by transcript PVX_002590A), protein MGKVHGSLARAGKVKNQTPKVPKVSKRKKLTGRAKKRQLYNRRFSDGTGRKKGPNSKL, encoded by the exons atgg GAAAGGTACACGGATCATTAGCTCGAGCGGGAAAGGTCAAAAACCAAACGCCCAAGGTTCCCAAGGTGTCCAAGAGGAAAAAGTTGACTGGAAGGGCAAAGAAGAGACAACTATATAATAGAAGATTTTCGGACGGAACGGGAAGAAAGAAGGGACCCAATTCGAAATTGTAA
- a CDS encoding hypothetical protein, conserved (encoded by transcript PVX_002600A): MDGKKYDILLLGSTGYTGQMVLEYFLKNYQRGISSGEVKLLCAVRSTKKLSDILLRIKEKEAITCSEKIEAKQCDVGDYDSILSCCRMCRVVISTVGPYATYGYNTVKACVEGNCHYVDVCGEHTFMLSIHKEFNEIAKEKKLKIIHSASFISAISDLGTFIIQEEFLKRYKEPCPYIRIRLSAEGSELRTVGKTTIRSFLQFRKDVQNGYHEHYLCDGKYDKVVNDKVSSYLQEKEKKKKSFFDYEEEFGYCFGTVYSRAEEAYVLWSNYLLNYRYGKSLTVSYQQYDAHLTTPMYVLRKMLSSVKKVFSSVVAFALSPFGLGDYLVGKYVDWLHTPKTATELRRAFWACTVVGQSCVGVSSSSEDAKGGKGPVEGTHPKSGNQESGNQECGNQKSGNQESVNQNSGSRERKIFLHLSGKNEDPGYLLSAKIISESGLSLLESNLPDTFGVLSVSVGLGQVVVERLRRASLGMRIEV; encoded by the coding sequence ATGGACGGGAAGAAGTACGACATCCTGCTGCTTGGCAGCACGGGCTACACCGGGCAAATGGTAttggaatattttttgaaaaactaCCAAAGGGGGATCTCCAGTGGGGAGGTAAAACTTCTCTGCGCAGTGAGAAGCACAAAAAAGTTGAGCGACATTTTGTTAAggataaaagaaaaggaggctATCACATGTAGTGAAAAGATTGAAGCAAAACAATGTGATGTGGGGGACTACGATTCGATTTTAAGTTGTTGCAGGATGTGCAGAGTGGTCATCAGTACCGTGGGTCCCTATGCAACGTACGGGTATAACACTGTTAAGGCGTGTGTGGAAGGGAACTGCCACTACGTAGACGTGTGTGGTGAGCATACGTTCATGTTGAGCATACACAAAGAGTTCAACGAAATTGCCAAGGagaaaaagctaaaaattattcacagCGCATCGTTCATTTCGGCCATTAGCGATTTGGGGACATTTATAATTCAAGaggagtttttaaaaaggtacaAAGAGCCATGTCCTTATATTCGAATAAGACTCTCCGCGGAAGGTAGTGAGTTAAGAACGGTGGGGAAAACCACCATAAGAAGTTTTTTGCAATTTAGGAAGGACGTTCAAAATGGCTACCATGAACATTACCTGTGTGATGGTAAATATGACAAAGTGGTGAATGATAAGGTGAGTTCCTATTtacaagaaaaggaaaaaaaaaaaaaatcatttttcgATTATGAGGAAGAATTTGGATACTGCTTTGGGACAGTTTATTCCCGAGCGGAAGAAGCCTACGTTTTGTGGTCAAATTATTTGCTTAATTATAGGTATGGGAAAAGCTTGACTGTGAGTTATCAGCAGTATGATGCGCACTTGACGACTCCCATGTACGTTTTGAGGAAAATGCTATCATCTGTGAAGAAGGTGTTTAGTAGCGTGGTGGCGTTTGCGCTGAGTCCGTTTGGCTTGGGAGACTATTTGGTGGGTAAGTACGTAGACTGGTTGCACACGCCGAAGACGGCGACCGAGTTGAGGAGGGCCTTTTGGGCGTGCACGGTGGTTGGGCAATCCTGCGTGGGGGTGAGCAGTTCTTCGGAGGacgcgaaagggggaaagggcCCTGTGGAGGGTACCCACCCGAAGAGCGGTAACCAGGAGAGCGGTAACCAGGAGTGCGGCAACCAGAAGAGCGGTAACCAGGAGAGCGTTAACCAGAACAGTGGCAGCCGGGAACGGAAGATCTTCCTCCACTTGAGCGGAAAGAATGAAGACCCGGGATACCTCCTAAGCGCGAAAATAATATCTGAGTCAGGGCTCTCGCTATTAGAGTCGAACTTACCCGACACCTTTGGAGTCCTTTCCGTGTCCGTTGGCCTCGGCCAAGTCGTGGTGGAGCGGCTTCGACGGGCTTCGCTCGGCATGCGCATTGAGGTGTGA